From a single Rhodospirillaceae bacterium genomic region:
- the metC gene encoding cystathionine beta-lyase — MKTETRIISAGRHPEQHFGAVNPPVYRASTIVRRSLAEWRDVRNRIFDDVVYGRFGTPTTKAFEEAVAALENADRAVAVSSGMAACAAAILSVVKGGDHMLVPDNAYQPVRKLAENFLKPFGVETTYYDPAIGAGIADLIRDDTSLIWLEAPGSQTMEMQDIPAITAVARERGIRTGIDNTWATPFFFKPLDYGVDLSVNAATKYLVGHSDAMLGVVSMRAELFEKVKITANSVGSCPGSEECYLGLRGLRTLAVRLKQHEANALRVAQWFQGRPEVNRVLYPALPDDPGHALWKRDFSGASGLFSVILEPASEAQIAAMVDHLEHFGLGASWGGYESLVLPFDPTGYRTVTEWRAAGPCLRFHIGLENPDDLIADLEAGFARLRAAG; from the coding sequence ATGAAGACAGAAACCAGAATCATCAGCGCCGGCCGCCATCCGGAGCAGCATTTCGGCGCGGTCAACCCGCCGGTCTACCGCGCGTCCACCATCGTCCGCCGGTCGCTGGCCGAATGGCGGGACGTCCGTAACCGCATCTTCGACGATGTGGTCTACGGCCGCTTCGGCACGCCGACCACCAAGGCGTTCGAGGAGGCGGTCGCCGCGCTGGAGAATGCCGACCGGGCGGTCGCCGTGTCGTCCGGCATGGCCGCCTGCGCCGCCGCCATCCTCTCGGTCGTCAAGGGCGGCGACCATATGCTGGTACCGGACAACGCCTACCAGCCCGTGCGCAAGCTGGCCGAAAATTTCCTCAAGCCCTTCGGTGTCGAGACGACCTACTACGACCCGGCGATCGGCGCCGGCATCGCCGACCTGATCCGCGACGACACCAGCCTGATCTGGCTCGAGGCGCCGGGCTCCCAGACCATGGAGATGCAGGATATTCCCGCGATCACCGCGGTCGCCCGGGAGCGCGGCATCCGGACAGGCATCGACAATACCTGGGCGACGCCCTTCTTTTTCAAACCCCTGGATTACGGCGTCGATCTTTCAGTCAATGCGGCGACCAAATATCTGGTCGGCCATTCGGACGCCATGCTGGGCGTCGTCTCCATGCGCGCCGAGCTGTTCGAGAAGGTGAAGATCACCGCCAATTCCGTAGGCAGCTGCCCGGGGTCCGAGGAGTGCTATCTCGGCCTTCGGGGCCTGCGCACCCTGGCGGTGCGCCTGAAGCAGCACGAAGCGAACGCCCTGCGGGTCGCGCAATGGTTCCAGGGCCGGCCCGAGGTGAACCGCGTGCTCTACCCGGCCCTGCCGGACGATCCGGGCCATGCCCTCTGGAAGCGCGATTTTTCCGGCGCGTCCGGCCTGTTCTCGGTGATCCTCGAACCGGCGAGCGAAGCCCAGATTGCCGCCATGGTCGACCATCTGGAGCATTTCGGGCTGGGCGCGAGCTGGGGCGGCTACGAAAGCCTTGTCCTGCCTTTCGACCCGACGGGCTACCGCACCGTTACCGAATGGCGCGCCGCCGGCCCCTGCCTGCGCTTCCACATCGGGCTGGAAAACCCCGATGACCTGATCGCCGACCTGGAGGCGGGATTCGCCAGGCTACGCGCGGCCGGGTAG
- a CDS encoding IS1595 family transposase gives MNIIQIFERFPTQESCIAHLEAARWRDGKPTCPYCGSRNTAKSEHRHRCYDCKTGFSVTVGTIFHRTHLPLQKWFLAITLMLNAKKGLSALQLSRDLQVNKNTAWRITMQIRKAMSQAGHRDLLTGIVEMDETYIGGKPRKGTKGDGPDGTHTRGRGTKKAPVIGAVERDGSVTAKATRKDKMKGKHLRAFVRERVDTGKAALITDEYTGYKGMAKVLPHAVIKHSDWYVDGDIHTNTIEGFWALLKRGMFGQFHSVSRRHLQRYIDEFCYRYNLRKADPLAAFDLTINRGLGVAR, from the coding sequence ATGAACATCATACAGATTTTCGAGCGGTTTCCCACCCAGGAAAGCTGCATCGCCCATTTGGAAGCCGCCCGCTGGCGCGACGGCAAGCCGACCTGCCCCTACTGCGGATCGCGCAACACCGCCAAGAGCGAACACCGTCACCGCTGCTACGACTGCAAGACCGGATTCAGCGTCACGGTCGGCACGATCTTTCACCGGACGCACCTGCCGCTTCAGAAATGGTTTCTGGCGATCACGCTGATGCTGAACGCCAAGAAGGGGCTGTCCGCCCTTCAGCTTTCCCGCGATCTTCAGGTCAACAAGAACACGGCATGGCGGATCACGATGCAGATTCGCAAGGCCATGTCGCAGGCCGGGCATCGCGACTTGCTCACCGGCATCGTTGAAATGGACGAAACGTACATCGGCGGGAAGCCGCGCAAGGGAACCAAGGGCGACGGGCCGGACGGGACGCACACCCGCGGCCGCGGGACCAAGAAGGCTCCGGTGATCGGCGCGGTCGAGCGTGACGGCAGCGTGACCGCCAAGGCAACCCGCAAGGACAAGATGAAGGGTAAGCACCTTCGGGCCTTCGTCCGGGAACGCGTCGATACTGGCAAAGCCGCCCTGATTACCGACGAATACACCGGCTACAAGGGCATGGCGAAAGTCCTGCCGCACGCCGTGATCAAGCATTCCGACTGGTACGTTGACGGCGACATTCACACCAACACCATCGAAGGCTTCTGGGCGCTCCTGAAGCGCGGGATGTTCGGCCAGTTCCACAGCGTCAGCCGCCGCCACTTGCAGCGCTACATCGATGAGTTCTGCTACCGCTACAACCTGCGGAAAGCGGACCCGCTGGCGGCCTTCGACCTGACCATCAACCGCGGATTGGGAGTTGCCCGATGA
- a CDS encoding acyl-CoA dehydrogenase translates to MNIALPPRQIAKVPQNTHPPFQWDDPFLLDSQLNEDERMVQQTARQYCREKLQPRVLEAFRHERFDREIMTEFGALGLLGATLPERYGCAGMSYVVYGLVAREVERVDSGYRSAMSVQSSLVMHPIHAYGTEEQRMKYLPKLATGEWVGCFGLTEPDHGSDPGSMKTRAVETADGWRVTGSKMWITNSPIADVFVVWAKTDDGAIRGFILEKGMAGLSAPKIEGKFSLRASLTGEIVMDDVEVPRENLLPNVAGLAGPFGCLNRARYGIAWGAMGAAEFCWHAARQYTLDRKQFGRPLAATQLVQKKLADMQTEIAIGLQAALRVGRMFDEGSLSPEAISLVKRNNCGKALDIARTARDMHGANGIADEFGVIRHVMNLETVNTYEGTHDVHALILGRAQTGIQAFS, encoded by the coding sequence ATGAACATCGCCCTGCCGCCGCGCCAGATCGCCAAGGTCCCGCAGAACACCCATCCGCCGTTCCAGTGGGACGATCCCTTCCTGCTCGACAGCCAGCTCAACGAAGACGAGCGGATGGTGCAGCAGACGGCGCGGCAGTATTGCCGGGAAAAGCTCCAGCCACGGGTGCTGGAAGCGTTCCGCCACGAGCGCTTCGACCGCGAGATCATGACCGAGTTCGGCGCACTCGGCCTGCTCGGCGCCACCCTGCCGGAGCGCTACGGCTGCGCCGGCATGAGCTATGTCGTCTACGGCCTGGTCGCGCGCGAGGTCGAGCGGGTCGACAGCGGCTACCGCTCGGCGATGAGCGTCCAGTCCTCGCTGGTCATGCACCCTATCCACGCCTACGGCACCGAAGAGCAGCGCATGAAATACCTGCCGAAGCTGGCGACCGGCGAATGGGTCGGCTGTTTCGGCCTGACCGAGCCGGACCACGGCTCGGACCCCGGCTCGATGAAGACCCGCGCGGTCGAGACGGCGGACGGCTGGCGCGTCACCGGCTCCAAGATGTGGATCACCAACTCCCCCATCGCCGACGTCTTCGTCGTCTGGGCCAAGACCGACGACGGGGCGATCCGCGGCTTCATTCTGGAAAAGGGCATGGCGGGCCTGTCGGCGCCGAAGATCGAGGGCAAGTTCTCTTTGCGCGCCTCGCTGACCGGCGAGATCGTCATGGACGATGTCGAGGTGCCGCGAGAGAACCTGCTGCCCAACGTCGCCGGCCTCGCCGGCCCGTTCGGCTGCCTCAACCGGGCGCGCTACGGCATCGCCTGGGGCGCCATGGGCGCGGCGGAGTTCTGCTGGCACGCCGCCCGGCAGTACACGCTCGACCGCAAGCAGTTCGGCCGGCCGCTCGCCGCCACCCAGCTGGTCCAGAAGAAGCTCGCCGACATGCAGACCGAGATCGCCATCGGCCTGCAGGCCGCCCTGCGCGTCGGCCGCATGTTCGACGAGGGCAGCCTGTCGCCGGAGGCGATCTCGCTGGTCAAGCGCAACAATTGCGGCAAGGCGCTGGACATCGCCCGCACCGCCCGCGACATGCACGGCGCCAACGGCATCGCCGACGAGTTCGGCGTCATCCGCCATGTGATGAACCTGGAGACGGTCAACACCTACGAAGGCACCCACGACGTCCACGCCCTCATCCTCGGCCGGGCGCAGACGGGCATCCAGGCGTTTTCGTAG
- a CDS encoding P63C domain-containing protein, which produces MSKNKPLKVIADAQNHPLVIGGIEIECYVLEDETRVLSRGGFQAALGRHRTSRKHQSDDVVNLPAFLAAANLNPFIPKDLVTASTPIAFQAPSRGPVAYGFRAEILPAVCKVYVEARRAGALLPSQIHIAERAEILRDGLGLLGIIGLVDEATGYQKIRDDRVLAAILEKYIAKEWRPWTRTFPPEFYELIFSLKKWPGPDGVKRPSVIGRYTNDIVYDRLPDGVLDELRRKNPTVKPGQRRNRHHQWLTGDVGHPALREHLIGVMALMRAAPNWDAFKRALVRSYKKRHENVPLALGDDE; this is translated from the coding sequence ATGAGCAAGAATAAGCCGCTGAAAGTCATCGCGGACGCACAGAATCATCCCCTCGTTATCGGGGGAATAGAAATCGAGTGCTATGTCTTGGAGGATGAAACCCGCGTTTTAAGCCGCGGCGGATTCCAAGCCGCCTTGGGTCGGCATCGAACATCACGCAAGCATCAATCGGATGACGTAGTCAACTTGCCCGCTTTTCTAGCGGCTGCGAATCTAAATCCCTTTATTCCCAAAGACTTAGTGACGGCGTCAACTCCGATTGCTTTTCAGGCGCCTTCACGCGGTCCCGTAGCTTACGGATTCCGAGCCGAGATACTGCCAGCGGTATGCAAAGTCTATGTGGAGGCGCGACGGGCCGGCGCGCTCTTGCCGTCGCAAATTCACATCGCAGAGCGCGCCGAAATACTCCGGGACGGACTTGGGCTATTGGGCATCATCGGCCTTGTCGACGAAGCGACCGGCTACCAAAAAATCCGAGATGATCGTGTCCTTGCGGCCATTCTGGAGAAGTACATCGCCAAGGAATGGCGACCATGGACTCGGACCTTCCCGCCGGAGTTCTATGAGCTGATTTTCAGTCTCAAAAAGTGGCCTGGCCCGGATGGAGTCAAGCGCCCGTCCGTTATCGGGAGGTACACAAACGACATCGTGTACGACCGCTTGCCGGACGGCGTGTTGGATGAATTGCGGCGGAAGAACCCCACCGTGAAGCCCGGCCAACGCCGCAACAGGCACCATCAATGGCTGACGGGAGATGTCGGGCATCCGGCGCTTCGCGAGCACCTGATCGGCGTTATGGCGCTGATGCGGGCGGCTCCGAATTGGGATGCCTTCAAACGAGCGCTTGTGCGCTCCTACAAGAAGCGGCACGAGAATGTGCCGCTGGCGCTCGGTGACGACGAATGA